A window of Rhabdothermincola salaria contains these coding sequences:
- a CDS encoding bifunctional o-acetylhomoserine/o-acetylserine sulfhydrylase — translation MSEQWGFDTRQIHAGQEADPTTGARAVPIYQTTSYQFRDTAHAANLFALAEVGNIYTRIMNPTQAVFEARIASLEGATSTAIGIPGALAVASGQAAETYAIMNLAEAGSHVVASAALYGGTYNLLHYTLPKFGIDVTFIDDPDDLEAWASAVQPNTKAFYGESIGNPRNDVLDIEGISKVAHDNGVPLIIDNTVASPWLIRPLEWGADIVVHSATKFIGGHGTSIGGVIVDGGSFDFSANDKFPMFTEPDPSYHGLTYWPALGPGAFIIKARVQLLRDMGAAITPFNSFLFLQGVETLSLRMERHNTNAQAVAEYLANHDQVESVQFSGLPGSRWHERMQRYGQGKGAGSVPAFVIKGGKEAGQKFVEALELHSHVANIGDVRSLAIHPASTTHSQLTEVEQVSAGVEPGLVRLSVGLEDVADIIADLDAGFAAARS, via the coding sequence ATGAGCGAGCAGTGGGGCTTCGACACCCGCCAGATCCATGCCGGGCAGGAGGCCGACCCCACCACGGGGGCTCGGGCCGTGCCGATCTACCAGACCACCTCGTACCAGTTCCGCGACACCGCCCATGCCGCCAACCTCTTCGCCCTGGCCGAGGTCGGCAACATCTACACCCGCATCATGAACCCCACCCAGGCCGTGTTCGAGGCGCGCATCGCCAGCCTGGAGGGTGCCACCAGCACCGCCATCGGCATCCCCGGAGCGCTGGCCGTGGCCTCGGGCCAGGCGGCCGAGACCTACGCCATCATGAACCTGGCCGAGGCCGGCAGCCACGTCGTGGCCTCGGCGGCCCTGTACGGCGGCACCTACAACCTCCTGCACTACACGCTGCCCAAGTTCGGCATCGACGTGACCTTCATCGACGACCCCGACGACCTCGAGGCGTGGGCGTCGGCCGTGCAGCCCAACACCAAGGCCTTCTACGGCGAGAGCATCGGCAACCCTCGCAACGACGTGCTCGACATCGAGGGCATCTCGAAGGTGGCCCACGACAACGGTGTGCCCCTCATCATCGACAACACCGTCGCCTCGCCGTGGCTCATCCGACCCCTCGAGTGGGGCGCCGACATCGTGGTGCACTCCGCCACCAAGTTCATCGGCGGCCACGGCACCTCCATCGGCGGCGTCATCGTCGACGGCGGCAGCTTCGACTTCTCGGCCAACGACAAGTTCCCCATGTTCACCGAGCCCGACCCGAGCTACCACGGCCTCACGTACTGGCCGGCGCTCGGCCCCGGCGCCTTCATCATCAAGGCCCGCGTGCAGCTCCTGCGCGACATGGGCGCGGCGATCACGCCCTTCAACTCCTTCCTGTTCCTCCAGGGTGTCGAGACGCTGAGCCTGCGCATGGAGCGCCACAACACCAACGCCCAGGCCGTAGCCGAGTACCTCGCGAACCACGACCAGGTGGAGTCGGTGCAGTTCTCCGGTCTGCCCGGCTCGCGCTGGCACGAGCGCATGCAGCGCTACGGCCAGGGCAAGGGCGCCGGCTCGGTGCCGGCCTTCGTGATCAAGGGCGGCAAGGAGGCCGGCCAGAAGTTCGTCGAGGCGCTGGAGCTGCACAGCCACGTGGCCAACATCGGCGACGTGCGCAGCCTCGCCATCCACCCGGCCAGCACCACCCACTCGCAGCTCACCGAGGTGGAGCAGGTCTCCGCCGGCGTGGAGCCCGGGCTGGTGCGGCTCTCGGTGGGCCTCGAGGACGTCGCCGACATCATCGCCGACCTCGACGCCGGGTTCGCCGCCGCTCGCTCCTGA
- a CDS encoding aldo/keto reductase: MHYRRLGRTGLQVSPLCLGAMMFGEWGNPDHDDSVAVIHAALEAGINFIDTADVYSAGESEEIVGKAIAGRRDEVVLATKFYAPMGEGPNQGGASRHWIIREVENSLRRLGTDHIDLYQVHRPDPNMDVDETLAALSDLVHQGKVRYIGSSTFPASEIVEAQWVAERRHRERFVCEQPPYSMLVRGIEADVLPTCQRHGMGVIPWSPLAGGWLSGKRRLAGDDPSSHRAIRTPARYDLSIPGNSQKLEAADALGRLADEAGLSLVHMAVAWVANNPAVTSAIIGPRTMEQLTSQLGAADVRLSDDVLDRIDEIVPPGTNFTWADAGWTPPMVGDARQRRRPPRRS; the protein is encoded by the coding sequence GTGCACTACCGCAGACTGGGACGAACGGGGCTGCAGGTGAGCCCGTTGTGCCTCGGGGCGATGATGTTCGGCGAGTGGGGCAACCCCGACCACGACGACTCGGTGGCCGTCATCCACGCCGCCCTCGAGGCCGGCATCAACTTCATCGACACCGCGGATGTCTACTCCGCCGGCGAGTCCGAGGAGATCGTGGGCAAGGCCATCGCCGGGCGCCGCGACGAGGTGGTGCTGGCCACCAAGTTCTACGCCCCGATGGGCGAGGGACCGAACCAGGGCGGGGCGTCGCGCCACTGGATCATACGGGAGGTCGAGAACAGCCTGCGCCGGCTGGGCACGGACCACATCGACCTCTACCAGGTGCACCGACCGGACCCGAACATGGACGTCGACGAGACCCTCGCCGCCCTGTCCGATCTGGTCCACCAGGGCAAGGTCCGCTACATCGGCAGCTCCACCTTCCCGGCGTCGGAGATCGTCGAGGCCCAGTGGGTGGCCGAGCGGCGCCACCGCGAGCGCTTCGTGTGCGAGCAGCCGCCGTACTCGATGCTGGTACGCGGCATCGAGGCCGACGTGTTGCCGACCTGCCAGCGCCACGGCATGGGGGTCATCCCCTGGAGCCCCCTCGCCGGGGGCTGGCTGTCGGGCAAGCGTCGCCTCGCCGGCGACGACCCCTCCAGCCACCGAGCCATCCGCACACCGGCCCGCTACGACCTGTCGATCCCCGGGAACAGCCAGAAGCTCGAGGCGGCCGACGCCCTGGGCCGGCTCGCCGACGAGGCCGGGCTCAGCCTGGTGCACATGGCGGTGGCCTGGGTGGCCAACAACCCGGCGGTCACCTCGGCGATCATCGGGCCCCGCACCATGGAGCAGCTGACCAGCCAGCTGGGGGCGGCCGACGTCCGCCTCTCCGACGACGTGCTCGACCGCATCGACGAGATCGTGCCGCCGGGCACCAACTTCACCTGGGCCGACGCCGGGTGGACCCCCCCGATGGTCGGCGACGCTCGCCAGCGTCGCCGCCCGCCCCGGCGCAGCTGA
- a CDS encoding cytochrome P450, with amino-acid sequence MLSYDPHDPRWLVDGVPFDHLARIRAEQPVCPTPTGARYLSRYADVEAALKDVDTFRADLGVLSGLGGVEEVPDEQLYLSEIDEPRHGQIRRLFNATFGPHRIAAEADFVEQTCHRLVDDLVAHPPGDLHAGYALPIPGLVMAHIMGLEPEAATHFMAWSGDGRIMQRPCTPGVGDAHEPHRWFAEVLAARRADPDPPDDVFARLAGAEVEGEPLTDTEILTQLQFMVQAGVHTTRGLLTHLAGRLVAEPELFAQLRHDRALVPTFVEESLRHDAPVQRTSRRCTHAVEFAGEHFDTLDWVEMGIASANRDEAVYDDPDAFRLDRPEPRRHLAFGAGPHVCPGAALARLEGTVSVQVLLDRCRSLDAVAGATYPPVPGNLGHAPIPAVLVEDT; translated from the coding sequence ATGCTCTCCTACGACCCCCACGACCCGCGGTGGCTCGTCGACGGTGTTCCCTTCGACCACCTGGCCCGCATCCGAGCCGAGCAACCGGTGTGCCCGACACCCACGGGAGCCCGCTACCTGTCGCGCTACGCCGACGTCGAGGCCGCCCTCAAGGACGTCGACACCTTCCGCGCCGATCTCGGTGTGCTCTCCGGCCTCGGCGGCGTCGAGGAGGTCCCCGACGAGCAGCTCTACCTCTCCGAGATCGACGAACCCCGCCACGGCCAGATCCGTCGGCTGTTCAACGCCACCTTCGGACCCCATCGCATCGCGGCGGAGGCCGACTTCGTGGAGCAGACCTGCCACCGCCTCGTCGACGACCTCGTGGCCCACCCACCGGGGGACCTCCACGCCGGCTACGCGCTGCCGATCCCCGGGCTGGTGATGGCCCACATCATGGGCCTCGAACCCGAGGCCGCCACCCACTTCATGGCCTGGTCGGGCGACGGCCGCATCATGCAGCGACCCTGCACCCCGGGCGTCGGTGACGCCCACGAGCCCCACCGCTGGTTCGCCGAGGTGCTGGCCGCCCGGCGGGCCGACCCCGACCCACCCGACGACGTGTTCGCCCGGCTGGCCGGCGCCGAGGTCGAGGGCGAGCCGCTCACCGACACCGAGATCCTCACCCAGCTCCAGTTCATGGTGCAGGCCGGTGTGCACACCACCCGCGGCCTGCTCACCCACCTCGCCGGCCGCCTGGTCGCCGAACCCGAGCTGTTCGCCCAGCTGCGCCACGACCGGGCCCTGGTCCCCACCTTCGTGGAGGAGTCGCTGCGCCACGACGCGCCCGTGCAACGCACCAGCCGGCGCTGCACCCACGCCGTGGAGTTCGCCGGCGAGCACTTCGACACCCTCGACTGGGTGGAGATGGGCATCGCCTCGGCCAACCGCGACGAAGCCGTCTACGACGACCCCGACGCCTTCCGCCTCGACCGACCCGAGCCTCGTCGGCACCTGGCGTTCGGAGCCGGCCCCCACGTGTGCCCCGGCGCCGCCCTGGCCCGGTTGGAGGGCACCGTCTCGGTGCAAGTGCTGCTCGATCGCTGCCGCTCGCTCGACGCCGTCGCCGGCGCCACCTATCCGCCCGTCCCCGGGAACCTGGGCCACGCGCCCATCCCCGCCGTGCTCGTGGAGGACACATGA
- a CDS encoding TIGR03564 family F420-dependent LLM class oxidoreductase: MTPAISLWAGHDTVTVDALTERVQAAADLGIPGVWVPQTAALDTLTALAVVADRVPDIAVGSAVVPIQGRHPIALALQALTLADVAGADRVTLGIGVTHKPVSEGWFGIPYADVVGLAAETLEVLEALLAPERTAAVEGEHLTARITLGMPVAPPGMVVAALGPKMLDLAGRHSDGTVTWMTGPVALERDVVPRLASAAETAGRRAPRVIVGLPVCVTDDVAGARERLAPMMAGPVHMDSYRRMVEAEGIADPVDLVVLGDEDTVAARIEGLADAGATELLANVVGEPGERLRTLDLLARLTRSS; the protein is encoded by the coding sequence ATGACCCCCGCCATCTCCTTGTGGGCCGGCCACGACACCGTCACCGTCGACGCCCTCACCGAACGGGTGCAGGCCGCCGCCGACCTGGGCATCCCCGGCGTCTGGGTGCCCCAGACCGCCGCGCTCGACACGCTCACCGCACTGGCCGTGGTGGCCGATCGCGTGCCCGACATCGCCGTCGGCTCGGCGGTGGTGCCCATCCAGGGCCGCCACCCGATCGCCCTCGCCCTACAGGCCCTCACCCTGGCCGACGTCGCCGGCGCCGACCGGGTCACTCTCGGCATCGGCGTCACCCACAAGCCGGTGTCCGAGGGGTGGTTCGGCATCCCGTACGCCGACGTGGTGGGCCTGGCCGCCGAGACCCTCGAGGTGCTCGAGGCGCTCCTCGCCCCGGAGCGCACCGCCGCGGTCGAGGGCGAGCACCTCACCGCCCGCATCACCCTGGGCATGCCCGTGGCGCCGCCGGGCATGGTGGTCGCCGCCCTCGGCCCGAAGATGCTCGATCTCGCCGGCCGCCACAGCGACGGCACCGTGACCTGGATGACCGGGCCCGTCGCCCTCGAGCGCGACGTGGTGCCCCGCCTGGCCTCGGCGGCCGAGACCGCGGGGCGCCGCGCCCCCCGGGTGATCGTGGGGCTGCCGGTCTGCGTGACCGACGACGTCGCCGGCGCCCGCGAGCGGTTGGCCCCGATGATGGCGGGACCGGTGCACATGGACTCCTACCGAAGGATGGTGGAGGCCGAGGGCATCGCCGACCCCGTCGACCTGGTGGTCCTGGGCGACGAGGACACGGTGGCCGCCCGCATCGAAGGCCTCGCCGACGCCGGGGCCACCGAGCTGCTGGCCAATGTGGTCGGCGAGCCCGGCGAACGCCTCCGCACCCTCGACCTGCTCGCCCGGCTGACCCGCTCGTCCTGA
- a CDS encoding fibronectin type III domain-containing protein produces the protein MSAPSPLAVIARPRTLMAVLVAVALVMSTWLVARPASAAAPAPTVHYTFDGTVTDQAGGSTLKPVPACPDNPCNTSSGFGSDGNGGFWEWTSSGLNGGGFRVNTSAPIGDTYTLALKFSFSQVSSYRKIIDYENQTSDNGFYFYDGFLEFYPFSETSPSAYPANTVLDLVAVRQSTGGVSGTFTVYAVGGDGNLTQVFTTNDPTGESLAMGNGKGGTLLGFFFDDNVVDEEATPSGKVYDLRIWSGTALTPEELEEEVLPPTAPTGVTAVAGDGQATVSWDAVPGATSYEATAEPGGAGCTTIAPATSCVVTGLTNGTTYAFVVNAISDGGVSAPSVLSNEVTPSGSATPTTTGGTGGAGGTGGSGGAGGTAANPVAVTPRFTG, from the coding sequence ATGAGTGCCCCCTCGCCCTTGGCCGTGATCGCCCGACCGCGCACCCTGATGGCGGTGCTGGTCGCCGTCGCTCTCGTGATGTCCACCTGGTTGGTGGCCCGGCCCGCCTCGGCGGCCGCTCCGGCGCCCACGGTGCACTACACCTTCGACGGCACCGTCACCGACCAGGCCGGCGGCAGCACGCTCAAACCCGTCCCCGCGTGCCCGGACAACCCGTGCAACACCTCCAGCGGGTTCGGCTCCGACGGCAACGGCGGCTTCTGGGAGTGGACCTCCAGCGGGCTCAACGGCGGAGGGTTCCGCGTCAACACCAGCGCGCCGATCGGCGACACGTACACGCTCGCCCTCAAGTTCTCGTTCTCCCAGGTCAGCAGCTACCGCAAGATCATCGACTACGAGAACCAGACGTCGGACAACGGCTTCTACTTCTACGACGGCTTCCTCGAGTTCTACCCCTTCTCCGAGACCAGCCCGTCGGCCTACCCGGCGAACACCGTGCTCGACCTGGTGGCCGTGCGCCAGAGCACCGGTGGGGTGAGCGGCACCTTCACCGTCTACGCCGTGGGCGGCGACGGGAACCTCACCCAGGTGTTCACCACCAACGACCCCACCGGTGAGTCCCTGGCCATGGGCAACGGCAAGGGAGGCACGCTCCTCGGCTTCTTCTTCGACGACAACGTGGTCGACGAGGAAGCCACCCCCTCGGGCAAGGTGTACGACCTGCGCATCTGGTCCGGCACCGCCCTCACCCCCGAGGAGCTCGAGGAAGAGGTCCTGCCGCCGACCGCCCCCACGGGAGTCACCGCCGTGGCCGGCGACGGACAGGCCACCGTGAGCTGGGACGCCGTGCCCGGCGCCACCTCCTACGAGGCCACCGCCGAACCCGGTGGTGCCGGCTGCACCACCATCGCCCCCGCCACCAGCTGCGTGGTCACCGGCCTCACCAACGGCACGACCTACGCCTTCGTGGTCAATGCCATCAGTGACGGCGGCGTCTCGGCCCCTTCGGTCCTCTCCAACGAGGTCACCCCCTCGGGCTCGGCCACGCCGACCACCACCGGCGGCACCGGCGGCGCCGGCGGCACCGGCGGTTCGGGTGGTGCCGGCGGCACGGCCGCCAACCCGGTGGCGGTCACGCCCCGCTTCACCGGCTGA
- a CDS encoding metal-dependent hydrolase, which translates to MTSTGGLTERRVRLAHGDEVDPAWNARRPELAFAVNAVSLLMPYAEPYFVRAVRGVAHDLDEPLRSTAVAFCAQEARHHGEHRRFNDRLTVDRPGLVRVEGWARRSYGWLDRTRSTRFSLAFAAASETIAFSIARWADRHDRVLFDGVEPSTAALFRWHLAEEVEHKSVAHDVYEAVDGSRLRYALAAFTTLSLLAWFTVLAVLAQLWGSRWRWSPLPWLRLVPWAVSIGFVTVPNLVVASFPGHHPRDFTDPPGLVTWLRYFDPATGTVPLLEGDLPDR; encoded by the coding sequence GTGACCTCGACGGGTGGGCTGACCGAGCGACGGGTGCGCCTCGCCCACGGCGACGAGGTCGACCCGGCATGGAACGCCCGACGCCCGGAGCTGGCCTTCGCCGTCAACGCCGTCTCGTTGCTCATGCCCTACGCCGAGCCGTACTTCGTGCGGGCGGTCCGGGGGGTGGCGCACGACCTCGACGAGCCGCTGCGGTCCACGGCGGTGGCCTTCTGCGCCCAGGAGGCGCGCCACCACGGCGAGCACCGCCGCTTCAACGACCGCCTCACCGTCGATCGGCCGGGCCTCGTGCGCGTCGAGGGGTGGGCGAGGCGGTCCTACGGATGGCTCGACCGCACCCGCAGCACCCGCTTCAGCCTGGCCTTCGCCGCCGCGTCGGAGACGATCGCCTTCAGCATCGCCCGGTGGGCCGACCGCCACGACCGCGTGCTCTTCGACGGGGTGGAGCCGTCGACAGCCGCGCTGTTCCGCTGGCACCTGGCCGAGGAGGTGGAGCACAAGAGCGTGGCCCACGACGTGTACGAGGCCGTCGACGGGTCCCGCCTGCGCTACGCCCTGGCGGCGTTCACCACGCTGTCGCTGCTGGCCTGGTTCACCGTGCTGGCCGTCCTCGCCCAGCTCTGGGGATCGCGGTGGCGCTGGTCGCCGTTGCCCTGGCTGCGCCTCGTGCCCTGGGCGGTGAGCATCGGCTTCGTCACCGTCCCCAACCTCGTGGTGGCCAGCTTCCCCGGCCACCATCCCCGCGACTTCACCGACCCACCGGGGCTCGTCACCTGGCTGCGCTACTTCGATCCCGCCACCGGCACCGTCCCCCTCCTCGAGGGCGACCTGCCGGACAGGTGA
- the ilvC gene encoding ketol-acid reductoisomerase, translating into MATVYYEADADRSFIADRKVAVIGYGSQGHAHALNLKESGVDVVVGLREGSSSKAKAEAEGLKVLPIGEATAWADVIMILLPDTEQKSVYDAEIAPNLSEGDAIFFAHGFNIRFGRIVPPAGVDVAMAAPKGPGHLVRRTYTEGGGVPCLIAVEQDATGHARDLALAYADAIGGTRAGVIETTFTEETETDLFGEQAVLCGGLTALVQAGFETLTEAGYQPEMAYFECLHEVKLIVDLMYEEGIAGMRYSISDTAEYGDVTRGPRVITADTKAEMKKILAEITSGQFAEEWIAESESGREKFNSLRKAGAEHPIEATGKELRGMMPWISAGRKSVSETSGGAQG; encoded by the coding sequence GTGGCCACCGTGTACTACGAAGCCGACGCCGACCGTTCCTTCATCGCCGACCGCAAGGTGGCGGTGATCGGCTACGGCTCCCAGGGCCACGCCCACGCCCTCAACCTCAAGGAGTCGGGCGTCGACGTCGTCGTCGGCCTCCGCGAGGGCTCGAGCTCCAAGGCCAAGGCCGAGGCCGAGGGCCTGAAGGTCCTCCCGATCGGTGAGGCCACCGCGTGGGCCGACGTCATCATGATCCTGCTGCCCGACACCGAGCAGAAGTCCGTCTACGACGCCGAGATCGCCCCCAACCTCTCCGAGGGCGACGCCATCTTCTTCGCCCACGGCTTCAACATCCGCTTCGGCCGCATCGTGCCGCCCGCCGGCGTCGACGTCGCCATGGCCGCCCCCAAGGGGCCGGGCCACCTCGTGCGCCGCACCTACACCGAGGGTGGCGGCGTGCCCTGCCTCATCGCCGTGGAGCAGGACGCCACCGGCCACGCCCGCGACCTGGCCCTGGCCTACGCCGACGCCATCGGCGGCACCCGGGCGGGGGTCATCGAGACCACCTTCACCGAGGAGACCGAGACCGACCTCTTCGGCGAGCAGGCCGTGCTGTGCGGCGGCCTCACCGCTCTGGTGCAGGCCGGGTTCGAGACCCTCACCGAGGCCGGCTACCAGCCCGAGATGGCCTACTTCGAGTGCCTCCACGAGGTGAAGCTCATCGTGGACCTCATGTACGAGGAGGGCATCGCCGGCATGCGCTACTCCATCTCCGACACCGCCGAGTACGGCGACGTCACCCGCGGTCCCCGCGTCATCACCGCCGACACCAAGGCCGAGATGAAGAAGATCCTCGCCGAGATCACCTCGGGGCAGTTCGCCGAGGAGTGGATCGCCGAGTCGGAGTCGGGCCGCGAGAAGTTCAACTCCCTGCGCAAGGCCGGCGCCGAGCATCCCATCGAGGCCACCGGCAAGGAGCTGCGAGGCATGATGCCGTGGATCTCCGCCGGTCGGAAGAGCGTCTCGGAGACCTCCGGCGGCGCCCAGGGCTGA
- the ilvN gene encoding acetolactate synthase small subunit — protein MPTSTRRQHILSVLVEDKPGVLARVSSLFARRGYNIHSLAVAPTDDERFSRITAVVDVEKAPLEQIVKQLDKLVNVVQIDELAPGDAVERELLLVTVEAPPETRGQVIELIGVFEGRVVGVGFDEITLVLEGHPQKLDDFAELIANYGVVALQRTGRVALPRIERRSPELSAVADAS, from the coding sequence ATGCCCACGTCCACCCGTCGCCAGCACATCCTCTCGGTTCTCGTCGAGGACAAGCCGGGCGTGCTCGCCCGCGTGTCGAGCCTCTTCGCCCGCCGGGGCTACAACATCCACTCCCTCGCCGTGGCCCCCACCGACGACGAGCGCTTCAGCCGCATCACCGCGGTGGTCGACGTCGAGAAGGCACCCCTCGAGCAGATCGTCAAGCAGCTCGACAAGCTGGTGAACGTGGTCCAGATCGACGAGCTGGCTCCCGGCGACGCCGTGGAGCGCGAGCTGCTGCTGGTCACCGTGGAGGCACCGCCTGAGACGCGCGGCCAGGTCATCGAGCTCATCGGCGTGTTCGAGGGTCGCGTCGTCGGGGTCGGCTTCGACGAGATCACCCTGGTGCTCGAGGGCCACCCCCAGAAGCTCGACGACTTCGCCGAGCTCATCGCCAACTACGGCGTGGTCGCGCTCCAGCGCACCGGCCGGGTGGCCCTGCCCCGCATCGAGCGGCGATCCCCGGAGCTTTCCGCCGTCGCCGACGCGTCCTAA
- the ilvB gene encoding biosynthetic-type acetolactate synthase large subunit, whose translation MKTNGGSALIKSLELEGVDVIFGLPGGAILPVYDPIIDSPIRHILVRHEQGAGHMAEGYAHVTGRPGVAMVTSGPAATNIVTPLADAYMDSVPLVVITGQVASKAIGTDAFQEVDTVGITRSVTKHNELVTRAEDIPRAIREAFHIATTGRPGPVLVDIPKDIVDPTNPASALDWYWPETVDMPGYNPRMEGDPDLVRAAAELIGTARRPVIYAGGGILKARGAEALTALAELLDLPVVTTLMARGAIPDDHPLCLGMPGMHGNYTAVTAMQESDLLIALGSRFDDRVTGKLDGFAPDAKIIHVDIDPAELGKVRRPDVAITGDARLVIEELIVALKELGAPGNQPDRSEWRSTVSGWQEKHPISYEQSEPGELLKPQYVLEQLRDNTPDDTIVASGVGQHQMWTSQYWKFNHPYTWVNSGGLGTMGFAVPAAIGAKVGRPDKMVWAVDGDGCFQMTAQELVTAAAERIPVKIAILNNAYLGMVRQWQEMFYEERYSEVYLSPDLPDYKMWAEAMGCVGMRVESPEEVLPAIEKANSIDDRPVVIDFRTDAREKVFPMVPSGRTNSEIVIGPGES comes from the coding sequence ATGAAGACCAACGGCGGTTCCGCCCTCATCAAATCTCTCGAGCTGGAGGGGGTCGACGTCATCTTCGGCCTGCCCGGCGGCGCCATCCTGCCGGTGTACGACCCCATCATCGACTCGCCGATCCGCCACATCCTGGTGCGCCACGAGCAGGGCGCCGGCCACATGGCCGAGGGGTACGCCCACGTCACCGGCCGCCCCGGCGTGGCCATGGTGACCTCCGGGCCGGCGGCCACCAACATCGTCACCCCGCTGGCCGACGCCTACATGGACTCGGTGCCGCTCGTGGTGATCACCGGCCAGGTCGCGTCCAAGGCCATCGGCACCGACGCCTTCCAGGAGGTCGACACCGTCGGCATCACCCGGTCGGTGACCAAGCACAACGAGCTGGTCACCCGGGCCGAGGACATCCCCCGGGCCATCCGGGAGGCCTTCCACATCGCCACCACCGGGCGCCCCGGGCCGGTGCTGGTCGACATCCCCAAGGACATCGTCGACCCCACCAACCCGGCCTCCGCGCTCGACTGGTACTGGCCCGAGACCGTCGACATGCCCGGCTACAACCCCCGCATGGAGGGTGATCCGGACCTGGTGAGGGCTGCCGCCGAGCTCATCGGCACCGCCCGGCGCCCGGTCATCTACGCCGGTGGCGGCATCCTCAAGGCGCGGGGCGCCGAGGCGCTCACCGCCCTGGCCGAGCTGCTCGACCTCCCGGTCGTCACCACCCTCATGGCCCGCGGCGCCATCCCCGACGATCACCCGTTGTGCCTGGGCATGCCGGGCATGCACGGCAACTACACGGCGGTCACCGCCATGCAGGAGTCGGACCTGCTCATCGCCCTCGGCTCGCGCTTCGACGACCGGGTCACCGGCAAGCTCGACGGGTTCGCCCCCGACGCCAAGATCATCCACGTCGACATCGATCCCGCCGAGCTGGGCAAGGTCCGCCGGCCCGACGTGGCCATCACCGGCGACGCCCGCCTCGTCATCGAGGAGCTCATCGTGGCGTTGAAGGAGCTCGGCGCCCCCGGGAACCAACCGGACCGCTCCGAGTGGCGCTCCACGGTGAGCGGCTGGCAGGAGAAGCACCCCATCAGCTACGAGCAGTCCGAGCCCGGTGAGCTGTTGAAGCCCCAGTACGTCCTCGAGCAGCTGCGCGACAACACCCCCGACGACACCATCGTCGCTTCCGGGGTGGGCCAGCACCAGATGTGGACCTCGCAGTACTGGAAGTTCAACCACCCCTACACCTGGGTGAACTCCGGGGGGCTGGGCACCATGGGCTTCGCCGTGCCTGCGGCCATCGGGGCCAAGGTCGGCCGCCCCGACAAGATGGTGTGGGCCGTCGACGGCGACGGCTGCTTCCAGATGACCGCCCAGGAGCTGGTCACTGCGGCGGCCGAGCGCATCCCGGTGAAGATCGCCATCTTGAACAACGCCTACCTCGGCATGGTGCGCCAGTGGCAGGAGATGTTCTACGAGGAGCGCTACAGCGAGGTGTACCTCTCGCCCGACCTGCCCGACTACAAGATGTGGGCCGAGGCCATGGGGTGCGTGGGCATGCGGGTCGAGTCACCCGAGGAGGTGCTGCCCGCCATCGAGAAGGCCAACAGCATCGATGACCGGCCGGTCGTCATCGACTTCCGCACCGACGCCCGGGAGAAGGTCTTCCCGATGGTCCCCTCCGGCAGGACCAACTCCGAGATCGTCATCGGCCCAGGGGAGTCCTGA